One window from the genome of Nicotiana tomentosiformis chromosome 5, ASM39032v3, whole genome shotgun sequence encodes:
- the LOC138892089 gene encoding uncharacterized protein: protein METYLRRSSTGFVLRNKDGNVIYGYGKKIQEGTNIEAEEKAILEALRFCVEHNYLFIDLHADSMILKNVITRAWSVPWAITAYVEEIKYLMARSNVTVARTLREGNKLADPLANYALDIRRIECHSFGELDIQGRRLVNNDKMQCPYLRV, encoded by the exons ATGGAAACATACTTAC GTAGAAGTTCTACTGGTTTTGTGCTGAGAAATAAAGATGGAAATGTAATATATGGATATGGAAAGAAGATTCAGGAAGGGACAAACATTGAGGCTGAAGAAAAGGCAATACTGGAAGCCTTGAGGTTTTGTGTGGAACATAACTATTTGTTTATTGACCTTCACGCTGATTCAATGATACTTAAGAATGTGATAACCAGGGCATGGAGTGTCCCATGGGCTATTACTGCTTACGTGGAGGAGATCAAGTACCTTATGGCAAGGAGTAATGTGACAGTGGCACGCACACTTAGAGAAGGCAATAAATTAGCAGATCCCCTTGCAAACTATGCCTTAGATATTCGCCGTATAGAATGCCACAGTTTTGGTGAACTGGATATACAAGGAAGAAGGCTGGTGAATAATGACAAGATGCAATGTCCATATCTAAGAGTATGA